A region of Flavobacterium album DNA encodes the following proteins:
- a CDS encoding DEAD/DEAH box helicase family protein: protein MQNNFNTVLEKYRKIAFSERDKGDRFERLMKAYLLTDPKYAYKFKKVWLWNEFPGKNDLGGGDTGIDLVALTIEGDYWAIQCKCFQETSTIDKPAVDSFLSTSSRTFKGEDLKTHHFAHRLWISTTNKWGSNATQSINNQHPPVSRINLSDLREAPLDWVKLDNGITGEVARTAKKTLREHQTNALNNTHAHFINNDRGKLIMACGTGKTFTSLRIAEKETNGKGFVLFLVPSIALLGQTLNEWYADAVEPINAICICSDPEITKNRKKLEDIDTSSVVDLALPASTNVDNILHQFAALNTLRESGITVVFSTYQSIEVIARAQKELAKVQPEFAEFDLIICDEAHRTTGVSIAGEDESAFTKVHNNDFIKAKKRLYMTATPRLYDDNAKSKAAQAEALLCSMDDEKLYGTEIYRIGFGEAVEKNLLTDYKVLILTLSENDVPPAVQKMIADKESEINTDDASKLIGCINALSKKVLGDNGMIRDTDPEPMRRAVAFCQSIAASKKITATFETAGDTYIDELPRDEQSKMQKVSSMHIDGTMDATQRNELLSWLKDEPADGECRVLTNVRCLSEGVDVPSLDAVLFLSARNSQVDVVQSVGRVMRRADGKKYGYIIIPVVVPANVEADKALDDNERYKVVWTVLNALRAHDDRFNATVNKIELNRNRPAQIMVGGTEYGFDGDGNPVKKEYGDGTANAADIAAQLSLQFEQLQNVVFARMVQKVGDRRYWEQWAKSVAEIAQRQTERITKIINEDAKHEKEFEKFLNGLHQNINPSITKLQAIEMLSQHIITKPVFDALFEGYSFVNHNAISQSMQKMLDLLEEQSLEKDAETLQKFYDSVKMRAAGIDNAEAKQRIIIELYDKFFKTAFPKMVEQLGIVYTPVEVVDFIIHSVNDILQKEFGRSISDENIHILDPFTGTGTFITRLLQSGLIDEKDLERKYRHEIHANEIVLLAYYIAAVNIETAFHDATPDPDDGIGKEKYIPFDGIVLTDTFQLGETKESERLFNDTFTKNSERVQAQQKAPLRIIIGNPPYSKGQKSANDNAQNQAYPKLDARIGETYAEYTDATNKNALYNPYLKAFRWSTDRLDKSGGIISFVTDGGWIDNTSMNGFRKVIEKEFSSIYVFNLRGDQRTSGELSRKEGGKIFGSGSRSPITITLMVKNSELQSEKAQIYYYDIGDYHSREEKLKIINEYKSFDSLKVLFKTLIPNNHGDWLSARSDTFKEYFRLDSEKNMIHLLNQYLLHIH from the coding sequence ATGCAAAACAACTTCAATACCGTATTAGAAAAATACCGCAAAATAGCTTTTAGCGAACGCGATAAGGGCGACCGCTTTGAAAGGCTTATGAAAGCGTATTTGCTTACCGACCCTAAGTATGCCTACAAATTTAAAAAAGTATGGCTGTGGAATGAATTTCCCGGTAAAAACGACCTGGGCGGCGGCGATACCGGTATTGATTTGGTTGCGCTTACCATAGAGGGCGATTATTGGGCAATACAATGCAAATGCTTTCAGGAAACCAGCACCATAGATAAGCCTGCCGTTGATAGTTTTTTATCTACCAGCAGCCGCACATTTAAGGGAGAGGATTTAAAGACACACCACTTTGCACACCGACTTTGGATAAGCACTACTAACAAATGGGGCAGCAATGCTACGCAATCCATAAACAACCAGCACCCGCCCGTAAGCAGGATAAATCTTTCTGACCTAAGAGAAGCCCCGCTGGACTGGGTAAAGTTGGATAACGGCATTACCGGCGAGGTAGCCCGCACCGCTAAAAAAACACTTAGGGAACACCAAACCAATGCCTTAAATAATACACACGCCCATTTTATAAATAACGACCGCGGCAAGCTGATAATGGCCTGTGGTACGGGTAAAACATTTACCTCCCTGCGCATTGCCGAAAAGGAAACTAACGGCAAAGGCTTCGTTTTGTTTTTAGTTCCCTCTATTGCGCTATTGGGTCAAACCCTTAATGAGTGGTATGCCGATGCAGTAGAGCCTATTAATGCTATTTGTATTTGCTCTGACCCTGAAATTACTAAGAACCGTAAAAAGCTGGAAGATATCGATACCTCATCGGTGGTAGATTTAGCCTTGCCTGCCTCTACTAATGTAGATAACATACTGCACCAGTTTGCCGCACTCAATACCCTTCGCGAAAGCGGTATCACGGTCGTATTCAGCACCTACCAAAGTATAGAGGTTATTGCCAGGGCACAAAAGGAACTGGCAAAAGTACAGCCGGAATTTGCCGAGTTTGATCTTATTATTTGCGATGAGGCACACCGTACCACCGGCGTATCTATTGCGGGGGAAGACGAAAGCGCATTTACAAAGGTGCATAACAACGACTTTATTAAGGCTAAAAAACGCCTGTATATGACTGCCACCCCGCGCCTGTATGATGATAACGCAAAAAGCAAAGCCGCTCAGGCAGAGGCGTTATTATGCTCTATGGATGATGAAAAACTGTATGGTACTGAAATATACCGCATAGGCTTTGGTGAGGCGGTTGAAAAGAACCTACTTACCGATTATAAAGTACTGATACTTACCCTTAGCGAAAACGATGTGCCGCCGGCGGTGCAAAAAATGATCGCTGATAAGGAAAGCGAAATTAATACCGATGATGCCAGCAAACTGATAGGCTGTATTAATGCCTTATCTAAAAAAGTATTGGGCGATAACGGTATGATCAGGGATACCGACCCCGAACCGATGCGCCGTGCTGTGGCATTTTGTCAAAGCATAGCAGCCTCTAAAAAGATAACGGCCACCTTTGAAACTGCTGGCGATACCTATATTGATGAGCTGCCAAGGGATGAGCAAAGCAAAATGCAAAAGGTAAGCAGTATGCATATAGATGGCACTATGGATGCCACCCAGCGAAACGAATTGCTTTCATGGTTAAAAGATGAGCCTGCCGATGGCGAGTGCCGTGTGCTCACCAATGTGCGCTGCCTTAGTGAGGGTGTAGATGTACCCTCGCTGGATGCGGTTTTGTTCCTCTCTGCACGTAACTCCCAGGTAGATGTAGTGCAAAGCGTGGGGCGCGTTATGCGCCGGGCAGATGGCAAAAAATACGGCTATATCATTATCCCGGTAGTTGTGCCTGCTAATGTGGAGGCCGATAAGGCACTGGATGATAACGAACGCTATAAAGTGGTGTGGACGGTATTAAACGCCCTACGTGCGCATGACGACCGTTTTAATGCCACTGTGAATAAGATAGAGCTTAACCGCAACAGGCCTGCCCAGATTATGGTGGGCGGTACTGAATATGGCTTTGATGGCGATGGCAACCCGGTTAAAAAAGAGTATGGCGACGGCACGGCCAATGCTGCCGATATTGCCGCGCAGCTATCCTTACAGTTTGAGCAGCTGCAAAACGTGGTGTTTGCCCGTATGGTGCAAAAGGTGGGCGACCGCCGCTACTGGGAGCAATGGGCAAAATCGGTAGCGGAGATTGCGCAGCGCCAAACCGAGCGTATTACGAAAATTATTAATGAGGATGCAAAGCACGAAAAGGAGTTTGAAAAATTCCTGAACGGGCTGCACCAAAACATAAACCCCTCTATAACCAAATTGCAGGCTATAGAAATGCTGTCGCAGCACATTATTACCAAGCCGGTATTTGATGCGCTGTTTGAGGGGTACAGCTTTGTAAACCACAACGCCATAAGCCAGAGTATGCAAAAAATGCTCGACCTGCTGGAAGAGCAAAGCCTGGAAAAAGATGCCGAGACGCTGCAAAAGTTTTATGACAGCGTAAAAATGCGGGCGGCAGGCATAGACAATGCCGAGGCCAAACAGCGCATTATAATAGAACTGTATGATAAGTTCTTTAAAACGGCGTTCCCTAAAATGGTAGAGCAGCTGGGTATCGTGTACACACCAGTTGAGGTGGTAGATTTTATTATACACAGCGTTAACGACATACTGCAAAAAGAATTTGGCCGCAGCATAAGCGATGAGAACATACACATACTTGACCCGTTTACCGGTACAGGCACCTTTATAACCCGACTGCTGCAAAGTGGCCTTATTGATGAAAAAGACCTGGAGCGCAAATACCGCCACGAGATACACGCCAACGAAATTGTATTGCTGGCCTATTACATTGCAGCGGTTAATATAGAAACCGCGTTTCACGATGCCACGCCCGACCCTGATGACGGCATAGGTAAAGAAAAGTACATACCGTTTGATGGCATAGTGCTTACCGATACCTTTCAGTTGGGGGAAACCAAAGAGAGCGAACGCCTGTTTAATGATACCTTTACTAAAAACAGCGAACGGGTACAGGCACAGCAAAAAGCCCCATTGCGTATTATTATTGGTAATCCCCCATATTCCAAAGGACAAAAATCGGCTAATGATAATGCACAAAACCAAGCTTATCCCAAATTAGACGCTCGTATCGGCGAAACATATGCTGAATATACAGATGCAACAAATAAAAATGCACTTTATAATCCATATTTGAAGGCCTTTCGATGGAGTACTGATAGATTAGATAAATCAGGGGGAATTATTTCTTTTGTAACTGATGGAGGCTGGATTGATAATACTTCCATGAACGGATTTCGTAAAGTTATAGAAAAAGAATTCTCATCTATTTACGTATTTAATTTAAGAGGCGACCAACGTACAAGTGGCGAACTTAGTAGAAAAGAGGGAGGTAAGATATTCGGCAGTGGTTCACGTTCCCCTATTACTATTACTTTAATGGTAAAAAATTCTGAATTACAAAGTGAAAAAGCTCAAATTTATTATTATGATATTGGAGATTATCATTCACGAGAAGAAAAACTAAAAATTATTAATGAATATAAATCTTTTGATAGTTTAAAAGTTTTATTTAAAACTTTAATTCCTAACAATCACGGAGATTGGCTGTCTGCTAGAAGCGATACTTTCAAAGAATATTTTAGATTGGATTCTGAAAAAAATATGATTCACTTACTCAATCAATATTTATTACACATTCATTAG
- a CDS encoding type ISP restriction/modification enzyme — MATARDSWVYNSSKTVMSSSMKKTIDFYNEQRIDFANQKSSATKDFNTYCSNDPKKISWNDSLKNLCAKNQPLSFNETNIITGIYRPYSKLNLYFDKNFIQRPYQQTKLFAANLKNIVICVSGLGGSKNNSIYISKYIPDLNLLDAGTQCFPLYYYEENNATQKGLFDNNDEQQFTRRDAISNFILKRAVAQYGKNVTKEDIFYYVYGFLHSKEYRETFANDLKKMLPRLPLVEDVRDFWKFSKAGRQLADLHLNYESVPPAPGVIVLHNPLSVKDSVNALGTDEVKYVDYEVQKMRYPKKGQTETIIYNSRITIDNIPAKAYEYVVNGKSAIDWIMERYQVTVHKDSGIKNDPNDWAREHNNPRYILDLLLSVINVSVQTVDIVEGLPKVSFE, encoded by the coding sequence ATAGCCACTGCAAGAGATAGTTGGGTTTATAATAGCTCTAAAACAGTTATGTCTTCAAGTATGAAGAAGACAATAGATTTTTACAATGAACAACGAATTGATTTTGCAAATCAAAAAAGTTCTGCAACTAAAGATTTTAATACTTATTGTTCAAACGACCCAAAGAAAATAAGTTGGAACGACTCGCTTAAAAATTTATGTGCAAAAAATCAACCTTTGAGTTTTAACGAGACTAATATTATAACTGGAATTTATCGGCCTTATAGCAAATTAAACTTGTACTTTGATAAAAATTTCATACAGCGTCCTTATCAGCAAACAAAACTGTTTGCTGCGAATTTAAAGAACATTGTAATCTGTGTTTCAGGGCTTGGTGGTTCTAAAAATAATTCAATCTATATTTCAAAATACATTCCCGACTTAAATCTGTTAGATGCTGGCACTCAATGTTTCCCTCTCTATTACTATGAAGAAAACAATGCTACGCAAAAAGGCTTGTTTGATAACAATGATGAGCAGCAATTTACCCGCCGCGATGCCATAAGCAATTTTATTTTAAAAAGGGCTGTAGCCCAGTATGGCAAAAACGTAACCAAAGAGGATATTTTTTACTATGTGTATGGCTTTTTGCACAGCAAAGAATACCGCGAAACCTTTGCCAACGACCTTAAAAAGATGTTGCCCCGCCTGCCCCTGGTAGAGGACGTGCGCGACTTTTGGAAATTCAGCAAAGCAGGCCGCCAACTTGCCGATTTGCACCTTAACTATGAGAGCGTACCACCGGCGCCGGGCGTTATAGTGCTGCACAACCCGCTTAGTGTAAAAGACAGTGTGAATGCATTGGGTACTGATGAAGTAAAGTATGTGGATTATGAAGTGCAAAAAATGCGCTACCCTAAAAAAGGGCAAACCGAAACCATTATATACAACAGCCGCATTACAATAGATAATATACCTGCAAAGGCGTATGAGTATGTGGTAAACGGCAAAAGCGCCATCGACTGGATCATGGAGCGTTACCAGGTAACCGTACACAAGGATAGCGGCATTAAAAACGACCCTAACGACTGGGCGCGTGAACACAACAACCCGCGCTACATACTGGATTTGCTGCTAAGTGTTATCAATGTAAGCGTTCAAACGGTTGATATTGTTGAGGGCTTGCCAAAAGTGAGTTTTGAGTAG
- a CDS encoding gliding motility-associated C-terminal domain-containing protein, giving the protein MGKNDGGYQNDKIWNFALTPDGGFIMVGDTNSANGDAIGNNSFYGYYELWPGYSEWFGTFDNWIIKLGPDCEVPQLTTATSVDTCIGGDVTLTVATTGQKINWYVSADAITPVFTGAELVLTNITADTSYWVEVSNCRCISPRVKVAVTVNPIPVVTVNDTAVCAGNTAMLTAASAGNTINWYSSETATAVLFTGEEYSTPELFATTSYWAEAVSPEGCTSQRVETSAVVNAVPLITVQDTMSCLGNTAVITAISEGNTINWYNSATSTEILYTGSEFTTPILSTTTNYWVEAVSPQGCVSARTEVAVTVNTLPLLTVADTVITICEGTPAVLSAASAGNTINWYGSETATQPLATGNEFIVTGLSVNRSYWAEAISPEGCASAKAEIMVEVNALPTISAQGAAVCEGSIATLTAFSAGNTINWYIAQNDTAILFSGTEFITPPLQESTSYWIEAISPEGCATARTQVTVTVTALPVITASNTDFSICSGTTALLSATANGSNIIAWFDSETATTPIATGTDYITPVLTEEASYWASAYNQQTQCFSGKVRFTVSVNNNVVPVVTFSYQQSSYCYSSNDPSPVLAAGFTQGGTFSSAEGLAIDAATGSITIRDSQPGDYLVVYQVSNPDICLDYGRFEAHVAIESCDVVQRGISPNGDQFNHYFDLTGMGVMKLSIFNRYGVEVYNASNYVKEWQGQDNKGNELPTGTYFYAITKNNGGQLTGWVYINR; this is encoded by the coding sequence ATGGGTAAAAACGATGGGGGATATCAAAATGATAAAATATGGAACTTTGCCTTAACGCCGGATGGCGGCTTTATTATGGTTGGAGACACAAATTCCGCAAATGGGGACGCCATAGGCAACAATTCTTTCTATGGCTATTACGAGCTATGGCCGGGATATTCAGAATGGTTTGGCACGTTTGACAATTGGATCATAAAATTAGGCCCTGATTGCGAAGTACCCCAATTAACCACAGCTACTTCTGTTGATACATGCATTGGCGGGGATGTAACACTTACCGTAGCGACTACGGGGCAAAAAATAAACTGGTATGTCAGTGCGGATGCCATAACGCCTGTTTTTACAGGTGCTGAGCTTGTGCTTACTAATATCACTGCAGACACTTCCTATTGGGTAGAGGTTTCTAATTGCCGCTGTATTTCACCAAGGGTAAAGGTTGCTGTAACTGTAAACCCAATTCCTGTAGTAACAGTAAACGATACCGCAGTTTGCGCCGGAAATACCGCTATGCTCACAGCGGCTTCGGCAGGTAATACTATAAACTGGTACAGCAGCGAAACTGCTACAGCGGTACTATTTACAGGAGAAGAATATAGTACACCAGAGCTTTTTGCCACAACAAGCTACTGGGCAGAGGCTGTTTCTCCAGAAGGTTGCACCTCTCAAAGAGTTGAAACAAGTGCTGTAGTAAATGCAGTGCCACTTATAACTGTACAGGATACCATGTCTTGTTTAGGCAATACAGCTGTAATAACCGCAATATCAGAAGGGAATACAATAAATTGGTATAATAGCGCAACTTCAACCGAAATACTGTATACAGGGTCAGAATTTACTACGCCCATACTTTCTACAACTACAAACTATTGGGTTGAGGCAGTATCTCCGCAAGGTTGCGTGTCGGCGCGAACAGAAGTTGCTGTCACCGTAAACACATTACCACTGCTAACGGTAGCTGATACCGTCATAACTATATGCGAAGGCACCCCGGCAGTACTTTCGGCGGCATCGGCAGGGAATACAATAAACTGGTACGGAAGCGAAACAGCAACGCAACCCCTTGCTACGGGAAACGAATTTATAGTTACAGGGCTTTCGGTAAACAGAAGCTATTGGGCAGAAGCTATATCTCCTGAAGGTTGTGCTTCTGCAAAGGCAGAAATTATGGTTGAAGTAAATGCACTACCAACAATAAGTGCTCAGGGTGCGGCAGTTTGTGAGGGGTCAATAGCAACACTTACGGCCTTTTCTGCAGGAAACACCATAAACTGGTATATCGCCCAAAACGATACAGCGATACTATTCTCCGGTACAGAATTTATTACACCGCCACTCCAGGAATCAACAAGCTACTGGATAGAAGCCATATCGCCAGAAGGATGTGCAACAGCTAGGACGCAGGTCACCGTAACTGTAACGGCCCTGCCAGTGATTACGGCATCAAATACTGATTTTAGTATTTGTTCAGGTACTACAGCCCTGCTTTCCGCAACTGCAAATGGCAGCAACATTATAGCTTGGTTTGATAGTGAGACGGCTACAACGCCAATTGCCACAGGCACAGACTATATAACACCCGTGCTTACTGAAGAAGCATCTTATTGGGCATCGGCATACAATCAGCAAACACAATGTTTTTCAGGTAAAGTACGATTTACGGTGTCAGTTAATAATAATGTTGTACCTGTAGTCACATTTAGCTACCAGCAGAGTTCTTATTGCTATTCTTCAAATGATCCTTCACCTGTACTGGCCGCAGGATTTACGCAAGGTGGCACATTCAGTTCAGCAGAAGGCCTCGCAATAGACGCCGCTACAGGCAGTATAACAATACGCGACAGCCAGCCGGGTGACTATCTGGTTGTTTATCAGGTAAGCAATCCCGACATCTGTTTGGATTATGGGAGATTTGAGGCCCATGTAGCTATAGAGTCATGCGATGTCGTCCAGCGAGGCATATCGCCCAACGGGGATCAGTTTAATCATTATTTTGACCTTACAGGTATGGGAGTAATGAAACTTTCCATCTTTAACCGCTACGGAGTCGAAGTATATAATGCCTCAAACTATGTGAAAGAATGGCAGGGACAGGATAATAAGGGCAATGAACTACCTACCGGTACCTATTTTTACGCGATCACTAAAAATAATGGCGGGCAGCTAACAGGGTGGGTGTATATAAATAGGTAA
- a CDS encoding LuxR C-terminal-related transcriptional regulator gives MTSVFSQEDSSGRIKILRDKISEIKKLATTNPEGAFSQIQDFYEEAEYAGYKEGELASLALKCWYYTNKDLKKAIAATQELQRKADAYDSTFYKAAVHEYYSNIYLGSDLPEKALKEAETALKMLQLVRTDDKFLIQDIIARKANVCTVAAEVYLLKKEYRKAVKVLLEANKQISDLDDTEKKRFIYKSNYTNLGAAYVEFDLDSAQYYINKSVALSNEGNSDIFQFNNSFLLGYIYKERKEYSKAIINYKMAEERLPYVNASLENTNLIYKGLADTYTSIDSLKQANIYLQKLQNSLLENEKNKNKSLHKIIDNELLMEKHNSIYIGIGFGLVLLLMSVYLVMLQRKNKELSRQEKVSEEYLKEHSDVTMVDEATLSRLIEMVKNDDQAFMAAFYNCFPLFLEKLRDIHPTIVPSETEFCALLKLNLSTKDIARYKNIEPKSVQNKKYRIRKKLNVPDDVDIYFWFNKF, from the coding sequence TTGACTTCAGTTTTTTCACAGGAAGACAGTTCCGGGCGTATCAAAATATTGCGCGATAAAATTTCTGAAATTAAAAAGCTGGCGACCACCAATCCCGAAGGCGCTTTTTCCCAAATACAGGACTTCTATGAAGAAGCAGAATACGCGGGTTACAAAGAAGGTGAGCTTGCCTCATTAGCACTAAAATGCTGGTATTACACTAATAAAGACTTAAAAAAAGCAATAGCCGCCACCCAGGAATTGCAGCGTAAAGCTGATGCATATGACAGTACTTTTTATAAGGCTGCCGTACATGAATATTATTCTAATATATACCTCGGGAGTGACCTGCCGGAAAAAGCATTGAAGGAAGCCGAAACAGCTTTAAAAATGCTTCAACTGGTGAGGACAGATGATAAGTTCCTCATACAAGATATAATTGCCCGAAAAGCAAATGTCTGTACGGTTGCTGCGGAAGTTTACCTTTTAAAAAAAGAATACAGGAAGGCAGTAAAAGTATTGCTGGAAGCCAACAAGCAAATCAGTGATCTGGATGACACCGAAAAGAAAAGATTTATTTATAAATCTAATTACACAAACTTAGGGGCGGCTTATGTCGAATTTGACCTTGACTCCGCACAATATTATATAAATAAATCAGTTGCATTATCCAATGAAGGAAATTCAGATATTTTCCAGTTTAACAACAGTTTTCTGTTAGGTTACATTTATAAAGAAAGAAAAGAGTATTCTAAAGCGATAATTAACTATAAAATGGCAGAGGAACGTCTTCCATATGTAAACGCTTCGCTCGAAAATACAAATCTTATATATAAGGGACTTGCTGACACTTACACAAGTATCGATAGCTTGAAGCAGGCGAATATATACCTCCAGAAATTGCAAAACAGCTTGTTGGAGAATGAGAAGAACAAAAACAAATCGCTACACAAGATAATTGACAATGAGCTCCTTATGGAGAAGCATAATTCCATTTACATAGGTATCGGTTTTGGGCTGGTATTACTACTTATGTCCGTATACCTAGTGATGCTGCAACGAAAAAATAAGGAACTTAGCAGGCAGGAAAAAGTCAGCGAGGAGTACCTAAAAGAACATTCAGATGTTACAATGGTAGATGAAGCTACGCTTTCCCGTCTTATAGAAATGGTAAAAAATGACGATCAGGCTTTCATGGCTGCGTTTTACAATTGCTTTCCGCTTTTTCTGGAAAAGCTCAGGGACATACATCCGACTATCGTTCCTTCGGAAACCGAATTTTGCGCCCTGCTAAAGCTGAATTTATCTACAAAAGATATTGCCCGCTATAAGAATATAGAGCCAAAATCTGTCCAGAATAAGAAATACCGAATCCGGAAAAAACTCAACGTTCCGGATGATGTCGATATATATTTCTGGTTCAATAAATTTTAG